In Quercus lobata isolate SW786 chromosome 12, ValleyOak3.0 Primary Assembly, whole genome shotgun sequence, a genomic segment contains:
- the LOC115969936 gene encoding bifunctional protein FolD 2-like, with the protein MSDHKANIIDGKAIAQTVRNEIASEVHYLSNKHGKVPGLAVVIVGNRKDSQSYVSMKRKACAEVGIKSFDIDLPEQVSEADLVAKVHELNANPDVHGILVQLPLPKHINEETVLTEISIEKDVDGFHPLNIGKLGMKGREPLFHPCTPKGCLELLSRSGITIKGKKVVVVGRSNIVGLPVSLLLLKADATVTIVHSHSQDPERIIREADIIIAAAGKAMMVKGSWIKPGAAVIDVGTNAIDDPSKKSGYRLVGDVDFQEACKVAGWITPVPGGVGPMTVAMLLKNTLEGAKRVIEH; encoded by the exons ATGTCGGATCACAAGGCCAATATTATCGACGGCAAAGCCATCGCTCAAACCGTCCGCAATGAAATCGCCTCTGAAGTCCACTATCTCTCAAACAAACACGGCAAG GTCCCGGGGCTGGCTGTAGTGATCGTGGGCAACAGGAAGGATTCTCAAAGCTATGTGAGTATGAAGAGAAAGGCATGTGCTGAAGTGGGGATTAAGTCATTTGACATAGACCTTCCAGAGCAAGTTTCTGAAGCTGATTTGGTCGCTAAGGTTCATGAGTTAAATGCAAATCCTGATGTACATG GCATATTGGTTCAACTTCCATTGCCGAAGCATATAAATGAAGAGACAGTTCTGACTGAAATCAGCATTGAGAAGGATGTAGATGGCTTTCATCCACTAAACATTGGCAAGCTTGGAATGAAAGGCAGAGAACCCTTGTTCCATCCTTGCACCCCCAAG GGGTGTCTTGAACTTCTGTCACGAAGTGGTATAACTATAAAGGGGAAAAAGGTAGTCGTGGTGGGTCGAAGTAACATTGTTGGACTGCCAGTTTCACTGCTGCTTCTGAAAGCAGATGCTACAGTTACCATAGTCCATTCACATTCTCAAGATCCTGAAAGAATAATTCGTGAAGCAGACATCATTATTGCAGCAGCAGGGAAGGCAATGATG GTCAAAGGCAGTTGGATCAAACCAGGTGCTGCAGTTATTGATGTTGGCACAAATGCAATCGATGACCCAAGTAAGAAGTCAGGCTATAGGCTAGTTGGAGATGTTGATTTCCAGGAAGCATGTAAGGTAGCCGGATGGATAACTCCTGTTCCAGGTGGTGTGGGTCCAATGACTGTTGCAATGCTATTGAAGAATACTTTGGAAGGTGCTAAGCGTGTAATTGAGCATTAA
- the LOC115970465 gene encoding uncharacterized protein LOC115970465, translated as MPSRFTRPPFNSYDGKTNPVEHVSHYIHMMSLHAQNDALMCKVFPSSLGSTALRWFNGLRKGSIHSFVELIQEYGNIFVTCSRVPQPVDALLSIKMRVGETLRSYAGRYWELYNEIGGGNEKIAASTFRMGLPEDFELRESLTKRPPEDMRQLMRCIEEYKRLEDDRLQNKGKAPLLGRSQ; from the coding sequence atgccgagTCGATTTACacgaccaccattcaattcCTACGATGGGAAGACGAATCCTGTGGAGCATGTCAGTCATTATATCCACATGATGTCCTTGCATGCACAAAATGATGCACTaatgtgtaaggtattcccctctagtctTGGCTCCACGGCCctaagatggttcaatgggttacgAAAAGGTTCCATTCACAGCTTCGTTGAGCTGATCCAAGAGTATGGCAATATATTCGTGACATGTAGCCGAGTGCCACAGCCGGTGGATGCGCTACTTTCCATAAAGATGAGGGTCGgtgaaacccttcggagttacgCCGGTCGGTACTGGGAACTATACAATGAGATCGGTGGAGGAAATGAGAAGATAGCGGCTAGCACCTTTAGGATGGGGCTCCCCGAGGATTTTGAACTACGGGAGTCACTGACGAAAAGAcctcccgaggatatgaggcaacttatGAGGTGCATTGAGGAGTATAAGCGCCTGGAAGATGATCGGCTGCAGAATAAGGGGAAAGCCCCGTTACTCGGCAGATCTCAGTAG
- the LOC115971996 gene encoding desiccation-related protein PCC13-62-like: MLHSCKYRDHVKMASAFFFIAFVFLITLKLSPVNGALNCGPIVADDTDQIQFALNLEFLEAEFFLNGALGHGLDSIEPSYAQGGPPPIGATKANLDPLVRQIFEEFAYQEVGHLRAIITRVGGIPRPLLDLSPQNFAKIFDEAAGFKLNPPFDPYLNTLNYLLATYVIPYVGLVGYVGTIPNLSKKSSLSLVASLLGVEAGQDAVIRTLLYERAEEKVLPYDITVAQFTGYISRLRNNLAMCGIKDEGIIVPLYLGAENLTDSNILSANTDSVSYARTPPEILRIVYGTGNEHVPGGFYPHGGGGNIARSFLKKA, encoded by the exons ATGCTTCACTCATGCAAGTATAGAGATCACGTAAAAATGGCCAGTGCTTTCTTTTTCATTGCCTTTGTCTTTCTTATTACATTGAAACTCAGCCCTGTCAATGGTGCTCTTAATTGTGGACCAATTGTAGCTGATGATACTGATCAGATTCAGTTTGCTCTTAACCTTGAATTCCTTGAAGCGGAGTTTTTCTTAAATGGTGCACTTGGTCATGGACTTGACAGCATAGAGCCATCTTATGCTCAGGGCGGTCCACCTCCAATTGGTGCTACCAAGGCCAATCTTGACCCTCTAGTTCGTCAGATCTTTGAGGAATTTGCTTATCAAGAAGTTGGTCATCTCAG GGCTATTATTACAAGAGTAGGTGGAATTCCCAGGCCGCTGTTGGATCTCAGCCCTCAGAATTTTGCTAAAATATTTGATGAAGCAGCTGGTTTCAAATTGAACCCTCCATTTGACCCTTACTTGAACACACTGAACTATCTCTTAGCAACCTATGTTATCCCTTATGTAGGACTAGTGGGTTATGTTGGCACCATTCCAAACCTTTCCAAAAAAAGTTCTCTAAGT ttggTTGCATCGCTTTTGGGCGTGGAGGCTGGACAAGATGCAGTGATACGAACATTACTCTATGAGAGAGCCGAAGAAAAGGTGTTGCCATATGACATAACTGTGGCACAGTTCACAGGCTATATCTCTCGTCTTAGGAACAATTTGGCCATGTGTGGTATCAAAGATGAAGGCATTATAGTACCTCTATACCTTGGTGCAGAGAATCTTACGGACAGCAACATACTCTCAGCTAATACAGATTCTGTTTCATATGCTAGGACACCACCTGAGATCTTAAGGATAGTGTATGGAACTGGAAATGAACACGTACCAGGTGGGTTTTATCCTCATGGTGGAGGTGGTAACATTGCAAGGAGCTTTCTCAAGAAAGCTTGA
- the LOC115972219 gene encoding putative indole-3-acetic acid-amido synthetase GH3.9, giving the protein MDGKKLEYKGEEALKEIERLTEKADEVQKSILTEVLTRNCETEYLFKYMEGSKNILEFKRNVPVITYKGIRPYIQRIVNGEDSSLITGHPITEMLSSSGTSAGEPKLMPSIAEDLDRRTFLYNLIMPIMNRYVPGLDEGKAMYLYFIKAEMSTPCGLPARPVLTSYYKSKHFKCRAKDPFNDYTSPDQAILCKDSSQSMYCQMLAGLIHRHQVLRLGAVFASAFLRAITFLEHNWVRLCNDIRTGQLDPLITDLECLSCMSTLLSSPNPCLANEIEDICSRVPWKGILCQLWPRAKYIEAVVTGSMAQYIPALEYYSDGKLPLVSPMYASSECFFGVNLKPLCDPSDAAFTLMPNMGYFEFIPLGENGTMLMNVGEEDEVPNDKLVDLVQVRLGCYYELVVTTFAGLYRYRIGDVLQVSGFHNRAPQFRFICRRNVLLSIDNDKTNEEDLHKSITVAKKLLEPYSALLVEYTSYADASTMPGHYVLYWEIRFHGSSKADHLANIALDDKVLQECCIAVEEELDYIYRRCRTFDKSIGPLEIRVVELGTFEELMDLFINQGASINQYKTPRCIKSIAALELLNSHVKASFFSPRDPKWEKL; this is encoded by the exons GGAGGCATTAAAGGAAATTGAGAGACTTACAGAGAAGGCTGATGAAGTACAAAAGAGCATCTTGACAGAGGTCTTAACTAGAAATTGTGAAACTGAGTATCTTTTTAAGTATATGGAaggttcaaaaaatatattagagtTCAAGCGAAATGTCCCTGTCATTACTTACAAGGGCATTCGCCCTTATATCCAAAGAATTGTCAATGGCGAAGACTCCTCTCTCATTACTGGTCACCCTATAACAGAAATGCTAtccag TTCAGGGACTTCAGCTGGAGAGCCAAAGTTGATGCCTTCCATTGCAGAAGATCTTGATAGGAGAACATTTTTATACAACCTCATCATGCCAATCATGAATCG GTATGTACCTGGTCTTGACGAGGGCAAGGCCATGTACCTCTACTTTATCAAGGCAGAAATGTCCACTCCTTGTGGTTTACCAGCTAGACCTGTGCTCACCAGCTACTACAAGAGCAAGCACTTCAAGTGCAGAGCAAAAGACCCTTTCAATGACTACACAAGCCCAGACCAGGCCATTTTGTGCAAAGATAGTAGCCAAAGCATGTATTGTCAAATGCTAGCAGGTCTAATCCACCGCCACCAAGTCCTAAGGCTAGGAGCTGTGTTTGCCTCAGCTTTCCTCAGAGCCATCACATTCCTTGAACACAACTGGGTTCGTTTGTGCAATGATATCCGCACTGGCCAGCTAGACCCCTTGATCACAGACCTTGAATGCCTTTCATGTATGTCTACCTTGCTTTCATCACCAAACCCATGTCTTGCTAATGAGATTGAGGACATATGTAGCCGTGTACCATGGAAGGGAATTTTGTGCCAACTTTGGCCAAGGGCTAAGTACATTGAGGCTGTGGTCACTGGCTCTATGGCACAATATATACCTGCCTTAGAGTATTATAGTGATGGGAAATTGCCATTGGTGTCACCCATGTATGCCTCATCAGAATGTTTCTTTGGGGTCAACTTGAAACCCTTATGTGACCCTTCTGATGCAGCATTTACCCTCATGCCCAATATgggttattttgaatttattccCTTGGGAGAGAATGGGACAATGTTGATGAACgtaggtgaagaagatgaagtacCCAATGATAAGCTTGTTGACCTGGTACAAGTTAGGCTTGGCTGTTATTATGAATTGGTGGTCACTACCTTTGCTG GACTCTATCGTTATCGTATTGGTGACGTGCTACAAGTGAGCGGCTTTCACAATCGAGCCCCACAATTTCGATTCATATGTAGGAGAAATGTCCTTCTCAGCATTGACAATGACAAAACCAACGAAGAGGATTTGCATAAGAGCATAACTGTGGCCAAGAAATTGCTAGAACCTTACAGTGCTCTACTCGTGGAGTACACTAGCTATGCGGATGCATCAACTATGCCTGGACATTATGTATTGTATTGGGAAATTCGATTTCATGGATCATCAAAGGCAGATCACTTGGCCAATATTGCACTCGATGACAAGGTGCTACAAGAATGTTGCATTGCTGTGGAAGAAGAGCTCGATTACATATACAGAAGATGTCGTACGTTTGATAAgtctatagggccccttgagaTTCGAGTGGTGGAGCTAGGTACGTTTGAGGAGTTGATGGACTTGTTCATCAATCAAGGGGCCTCGATCAACCAATATAAAACACCAAGGTGCATCAAGTCTATAGCGGCTCTTGAGTTGCTTAATTCTCATGTGAAAGCTTCTTTTTTTAGTCCTCGGGATCCAAAGTGggagaaattatag